The Blattabacterium cuenoti genome includes the window GCTAAAGAATAAAATTTTCCCATAGAAAAATCTCCTTTAAGAATACAAGATGGATATTTCCAGGTAATTGAAGATCCTGTTTCCACTTGTATCCAAGATATTTTTGCTTCTTTTTCACACAAACCACGTTTTGTGACAAAATTAAAAATTCCTCCTTCTCCTTTTTTATTTCCAGGAAACCAATTTTGAACGGTAGAATATTTAATTTCAGCATTTTCCAAAGCTATAATTTCTACGACCGCTGCATGTAATTGATTTTCTTTTCTTTGTGGAGCAGTGCACCCTTCCAAATAACTTACATAGGAATCTTTATCTGCGATAATTAAGGTCCTTTCAAACTGACCTGTTTTATTTTCATTAATACGAAAATATGTGGACAATTCCATAGGACAACGGACTCCCTTTGGGATATAACAAAAAGAACCATCTGAAAATACAGCTGAATTTAGAGCCGCATAAAAATTATCTTTTTTTGAAACGACTGAACCTAAATATTTTTTTACAATATCTGGATATTTTATTAAAGCATCGTTAATAGAACAAAATATAACACCTTTATCTCTCAATTTTTTCTGAAATGTAGTAGCTAAAGAAACGGAATCTAATACTATATCTGTTGCTACACCTGAAAGAATTTTTCTTTCTTTTATAGGAACTCCTAATTTATTGAATGTATCTATCAATTCTGGATCTACTTCTTCTAAATTATCTAAATCTATTTTTTTTTTGGGAGCAGAATAATAACTTATTTTTTGAAAATCTGGAACCTGGTATTTTATATTCGCCCATTTTGGGGGATCCATTTTTTTCCATATAGAATAAGATTCTAATCTCCAATTCAACATCCATGTAGGTTCCTTTTTTTTTTCTGTAATCTTACGAATGACTTCCTCATTTAATCCTACTGGAATTTTATATGATTCTATTGGAGTATAAAATCCGTACTTGTATTCAGATTCAGTAAAATTTTCCAGAATTTTATTATTTTTTTTCATTATGATGAAAAACTTTTTCCGCAACCACAAGTATGTTTTGCTTTAGGATTTTTAAAATAAAATCCTTTTCCATCTAATCCATCTGAATATTCTAATGTTGTTCCTTCTAAGTAAGAAATACTATTTTGATCTACAAGTATTTTCATTTCTTCATGTTGAAAAAGTCGATCTCCTTCTTGTTTTTTTTTATCAAAAGTTAATTCATAAGATAGACCTGAACAGCCTCCAGTTTTAACTCCAAATCTAACAAAAGAAACATCATGAGATAATCCTTCTCTTTTCATAAGAGAAATTAATTTATTTTTAGCTTTTTCAGATATAAAAACCATAATAATTTTATAATTTTATAATTATACAAGATAAGACAGTTTTTGAATTAATTATTCAATTTTAAAAGACAAGTAATTTTTGTAACTCCTTCTTTAATACCCCATTTATTCGACATACCAGCATTGATTTCTAAAATATATTTAATTGTAGTTGAAGGAAAGTTTATAGTTTCTATATTTTTCATAGGGCTTACGTTATTATTCACAAAAACAACAGTATCCAACTGATTGATATACACAATATCTAAAGGAACTCGTACATTTTTCATATCTATTTGTTTATATTCTTCTTGATTTTTCAGTAAAAATAACATGCCTCTATTTTCTTTTAAAAAAGACCGATACTTTAATCCATTTCTTTTTTCTGCATCTCGATATGCTAATTCCACATCTATTTTTTTTATGATATAATTATCATTTTTCAAATAAAGTTCTCCATCTTTAATGAACTCTATTTCTAGTAAATTTCCTATATCTAAAAACATGTCAGAATTATAACAAATTCTTTCAGAAGATTTTATAAAAAAACATATAATTATTATTACCAAAGAATAAAAAATGTTGATTTTTTTCATAATGAAAAAAAATATTTTTTAATTTTTGATAAATTAATAAGAAAAAATCCAAAAATAATAAAAGGAAGACTAAGCCACTGTCCTGTATTTATAGATAAAAAGTTAATAAATTCTTCTCCTTGTGGCTCTTTGACAAATTCTAGAAAAAAACGCGCAGACCAAAGTAAAATAAAAAAAATACCGGATAAAAATCCATCACAATTTTTTTTTCTTATTCTGTAGAAATAGAAAAGTAACAAAAAAATCAATAGATAACTAATAGATTCATAAATTTGAGCAGGATGTCTGGGGACTATTTCTCCATATTCTGTATCCATTTGTACAAATTTTACTGCCCAAGGCAATTTTTCATTGCATGGTTTTCCTACTATTTCAGAATTAAAAAAGTTTCCTATTCTAATAAAAACAGCAGATATTGATACAGGAATACATAATCTATCACATAGCCAGATAAAAGATTTTTCATTTAAAATTATTTTGCTATAAAAAAAACTAGATAAAATAATCCCCATAGTTGCACCATGACTAGATAAACCTCTATATCCGACAAATTCATAACCTTTTATAAATCCTAATAAAGAATTATGATTGTTTTCTCTAATAGGAAGTAAGGCTTCAATCCAATGATCTGAAAAATATGATAAATCATAAAATAAAACTTGACCTAACCTTGCTCCAATAAGAGTTCCAAAAAAAGTACAGATAAATAAAGGCTCTAAATGTTTTTTATGTATGTTCTCATTTTGATAAAAATACTTCATGATATACCATCCTAATGAAAAAGAAATTACAAACATTAGACTATAAATATGAATAAAAAAACCTTTCCATAAACTAAATTTGGAAACAGGATCCCAATTAATATATTCTAATGTTTTCATGATATAAATATTTTTATTTTATAAAATCATAACCCGATGGCCCCCACGGATTACATTTAATAATTCTTATTATGCTTATGAAAATAGCTTTAAAAAAATTCCATTTTTTTAATGATAAAATCATGTAACTTGAACAAGTTGGTATATATCTACAATTATTTCCTATCCATGGAGATATTCCTATTTGGTACAATTTGATAATTTTTATCAAAAAAATTTTTATAATTTTCATAGTATATTATTTTTTCATGAAATTTAAGGAAGAACCAGATTTAAACCATTGAATTTGTTTTTCATTATAAGAATGATAAACTATGATTTTTTCTTTTTCTCCATTTTTATGAATTAATTCAACTTTTATACTTTTATTACTAGGACATATATTTTTTATATAAAAATGAAATATATCTTCTTCTTGAATTTTTTCATAATCATCAGGATTTAAAAAAGTTAAAGCTAAAATTCCTTGTTTTTTCAAATTAGTTTCGTGAATTCTAGAGAAAGATTTAACAAGAACTACACGTACTCCTAAAAAACGAGGTTCCATAGCTGCATGTTCTCTTGAAGAACCTTCTCCATAATTATCCTCTCCTACAATCAAGGTTTGTATATTTCTAAATTTGTAAAATTTAGCAACGTCATAAACGGTTTCGTAACTTCCTGTTACAATATTTTTTATTTTGTTTTTTTCATGATTAAAAGCATTTACAGCTCCCATTAATAAATTTTCAGAGATTTTCTCAAGATTCCCTCTATATTTTAACCATGTTCCCGCCATGGAAATATGATCTGTAGTACATTTTCCTTTAGTTTTAATTAGAAGTCTAATATTAAGAAAATGATTTCTATCCCATGATAAAAATGGAGACAAAATTTGTAACCTTTTAGAATTTTTTTTTATAATCACAGATAAATCTTTTCTATTTTCTTTTTTTGAAAAGCTTTCAAATCCTAATTCTTCTGGATTAAAATTTTTTTCAGGTATTTCTATTGATTTAGGTTCTTCGAATTTTACATACTCTCCTATTTCATTTTTTAACATATCTTTTCTAGGATCAAATGTCAAATCTCCAGAAAAAACCAAGGCAGTAACAATTTCTGGAGAAGCTATAAAAGCATGTGTTTTTGGATTTCCATCATTACGAGATGAAAAATTTCTATTAAAAGTATGAATGATTGTATTTTCAATGTTTTTTTTATTTCCTTTTCTAACCCATTGACCTATACAAGGGCCACAAGCATTAGAGAAAATTTTAGCCCCAATATTTTTAAAACTAGATAAAAATCCTTTTTCTTTCATAATAGAATAAACTTTTTTAGATCCAGGCGATATCATATATTCTGAATTAATTTTCAATTTTTTCTTTTTTGCTTGCTGAATAATTGATATTGCTTTTGACAAATCTTCATAAGAAGAATTTGTGCATGACCCAACTAATCCTACCTCAATTTTGGTGGGCCAATTGTTTTTAGCTGCTTCCTCTTTCATTTTAGAAATAGGTGTAGCTTTATCTGGAGTAAAAGGACCATTAATATGTGGTTCTAAAACATTTAAATCTATCTTTATTACTTTATCATAATAATTCCATGGTTTTTGATAAACTTCTGGATCTGCTTTCAAAAAATGTTTTATTTTTTCTGCCATTATAGATATCTGATTTCTTCCATTTTTATTCAAAAAATCTTTCATGTTTTCATCATAAGGAAATAAGGATGCTGTAGCGCCTATTTCTGCTCCCATATTACATATAGTTGCTTTTCCAACACAAGAAATATTATCAATTCCTTTTCCAAAATATTCAATAATATGATTAGTAGCTCCTGAAACTCCGATCATTCCGG containing:
- a CDS encoding aconitate hydratase; its protein translation is MIFDLDMIRDFYTNFLYKIEKIRNVIDTPMTYSEKILYSHLGGNIEENLKSLNFRDKYYMDFLPDRIVMQDATAQMTLLQFMQTKKYKTFIPTSVHCDHLISAKYGSDLDLKNAIKKNKEIYDFLRSASHKYGIDFWGPGSGIIHQVFLENYAFPGGMIIGTDSHTPNAGGLGMIAIGIGGSDAAEVMSGSFLELKFPKIIGVNLIGKINGWTSPKDVILKLSGMIGVSGATNHIIEYFGKGIDNISCVGKATICNMGAEIGATASLFPYDENMKDFLNKNGRNQISIMAEKIKHFLKADPEVYQKPWNYYDKVIKIDLNVLEPHINGPFTPDKATPISKMKEEAAKNNWPTKIEVGLVGSCTNSSYEDLSKAISIIQQAKKKKLKINSEYMISPGSKKVYSIMKEKGFLSSFKNIGAKIFSNACGPCIGQWVRKGNKKNIENTIIHTFNRNFSSRNDGNPKTHAFIASPEIVTALVFSGDLTFDPRKDMLKNEIGEYVKFEEPKSIEIPEKNFNPEELGFESFSKKENRKDLSVIIKKNSKRLQILSPFLSWDRNHFLNIRLLIKTKGKCTTDHISMAGTWLKYRGNLEKISENLLMGAVNAFNHEKNKIKNIVTGSYETVYDVAKFYKFRNIQTLIVGEDNYGEGSSREHAAMEPRFLGVRVVLVKSFSRIHETNLKKQGILALTFLNPDDYEKIQEEDIFHFYIKNICPSNKSIKVELIHKNGEKEKIIVYHSYNEKQIQWFKSGSSLNFMKK
- the lgt gene encoding prolipoprotein diacylglyceryl transferase, which codes for MKTLEYINWDPVSKFSLWKGFFIHIYSLMFVISFSLGWYIMKYFYQNENIHKKHLEPLFICTFFGTLIGARLGQVLFYDLSYFSDHWIEALLPIRENNHNSLLGFIKGYEFVGYRGLSSHGATMGIILSSFFYSKIILNEKSFIWLCDRLCIPVSISAVFIRIGNFFNSEIVGKPCNEKLPWAVKFVQMDTEYGEIVPRHPAQIYESISYLLIFLLLFYFYRIRKKNCDGFLSGIFFILLWSARFFLEFVKEPQGEEFINFLSINTGQWLSLPFIIFGFFLINLSKIKKYFFSL
- a CDS encoding HesB/IscA family protein → MVFISEKAKNKLISLMKREGLSHDVSFVRFGVKTGGCSGLSYELTFDKKKQEGDRLFQHEEMKILVDQNSISYLEGTTLEYSDGLDGKGFYFKNPKAKHTCGCGKSFSS
- a CDS encoding DUF192 domain-containing protein, whose protein sequence is MKKINIFYSLVIIIICFFIKSSERICYNSDMFLDIGNLLEIEFIKDGELYLKNDNYIIKKIDVELAYRDAEKRNGLKYRSFLKENRGMLFLLKNQEEYKQIDMKNVRVPLDIVYINQLDTVVFVNNNVSPMKNIETINFPSTTIKYILEINAGMSNKWGIKEGVTKITCLLKLNN
- the yidD gene encoding membrane protein insertion efficiency factor YidD, which encodes MKIIKIFLIKIIKLYQIGISPWIGNNCRYIPTCSSYMILSLKKWNFFKAIFISIIRIIKCNPWGPSGYDFIK
- the sufB gene encoding Fe-S cluster assembly protein SufB, encoding MKKNNKILENFTESEYKYGFYTPIESYKIPVGLNEEVIRKITEKKKEPTWMLNWRLESYSIWKKMDPPKWANIKYQVPDFQKISYYSAPKKKIDLDNLEEVDPELIDTFNKLGVPIKERKILSGVATDIVLDSVSLATTFQKKLRDKGVIFCSINDALIKYPDIVKKYLGSVVSKKDNFYAALNSAVFSDGSFCYIPKGVRCPMELSTYFRINENKTGQFERTLIIADKDSYVSYLEGCTAPQRKENQLHAAVVEIIALENAEIKYSTVQNWFPGNKKGEGGIFNFVTKRGLCEKEAKISWIQVETGSSITWKYPSCILKGDFSMGKFYSLALTKDFQQADTGTKMIHIGKYTKSVIISKGISAGKAQNNYRGLVKIAPKAVCSRNFSQCDSLLIGNQCGAHTFPYIHVYNSNSKVEHEATTSKIGEDQIFYCNQRGINVEKAISLIVHGFSNEVLKKLPMEFAVEAQKLLEISLEGSVG